The following coding sequences are from one Comamonas koreensis window:
- a CDS encoding DUF3106 domain-containing protein: MRHDYDNDEVAGSTPAPSSIPALAASILLAAFAVVGIYAGNKAANIYGSAASDLVSANSVTRSSSPRNEGPSWEALDDDQRTVLAPLEEQWNWLTTQQKSRWTMIADSFDDFSPEEQLRIAEHMKEWAKFSLSDQSQARLNYSNISSLSAEEKRKLWEDYQALSARERKRLAQGGVLYHGGVALAPRPTARSTGRLVKVPAAAINPNRANPPKILPPPEIRVQSRGMVTPVEVGPLSGPAPAANGTAHAPAPALPPAPSPALPPAPVVETAPVQMPAPVTSSPLPPLDAPSRPPAGESQSRNSDSPVHPPT; this comes from the coding sequence TTGAGACACGATTACGATAACGACGAGGTAGCCGGCAGCACGCCCGCCCCTTCGAGCATCCCCGCCCTGGCAGCCAGTATTTTGCTGGCTGCTTTTGCTGTTGTGGGCATCTACGCCGGCAACAAGGCCGCCAATATCTACGGCAGCGCCGCCAGCGATCTGGTGAGCGCCAACAGCGTCACGCGCTCGAGCAGCCCGCGCAATGAAGGCCCGAGCTGGGAGGCGCTCGATGACGACCAGCGCACCGTGCTGGCGCCGCTCGAAGAGCAGTGGAACTGGCTGACCACCCAGCAAAAAAGCCGCTGGACAATGATCGCCGACAGCTTTGACGATTTCTCCCCCGAAGAGCAGCTGCGCATTGCCGAGCACATGAAGGAATGGGCCAAGTTCAGCCTCTCCGACCAAAGCCAGGCCCGGCTCAACTACTCGAACATCAGCAGCCTGTCGGCCGAGGAAAAACGCAAGCTCTGGGAAGACTACCAGGCACTCAGCGCCCGTGAGCGCAAGCGCCTGGCCCAGGGCGGCGTGCTCTACCACGGTGGCGTGGCGCTCGCGCCCCGCCCCACCGCCCGCAGCACCGGGCGCCTGGTCAAGGTGCCCGCTGCCGCCATCAACCCCAACCGCGCCAACCCGCCCAAGATCCTGCCGCCGCCCGAGATCCGTGTGCAGTCGCGCGGCATGGTGACGCCAGTCGAAGTAGGCCCCCTCAGCGGGCCAGCCCCGGCCGCCAACGGCACAGCGCACGCCCCAGCCCCCGCGCTACCCCCGGCGCCGTCCCCCGCCTTGCCGCCTGCCCCGGTGGTGGAGACCGCCCCGGTGCAAATGCCCGCGCCTGTTACCTCCTCGCCGCTGCCCCCGCTCGATGCCCCCAGCCGGCCACCGGCGGGCGAATCGCAGTCGCGCAACAGCGACAGCCCGGTGCACCCGCCGACCTGA
- a CDS encoding DUF3619 family protein gives MNRSNTAQTVVNAEIFARRVTARLSEAEADLDYDISERLRAARERALSRRKVVAVPAIARQPQQEAAPSGKRNWWRAVVSAVPLSAMVAGLAFFNGVQADEGASEMAEYDATLLADELPPSAYTDPGFTQFLKIAAQKQPTDKR, from the coding sequence ATGAACCGCTCAAACACCGCCCAAACCGTTGTCAATGCTGAAATTTTTGCCCGCCGCGTCACCGCTCGGCTGAGCGAAGCCGAGGCTGATCTCGACTACGACATCAGCGAACGTTTGCGAGCGGCCCGCGAGCGCGCGCTGTCCCGCCGCAAGGTGGTGGCTGTGCCCGCTATTGCACGCCAGCCCCAGCAGGAAGCTGCACCTTCTGGCAAACGCAACTGGTGGCGCGCCGTGGTGTCGGCCGTGCCGCTAAGCGCGATGGTGGCCGGCCTGGCTTTCTTCAATGGTGTTCAGGCGGACGAAGGCGCCAGCGAAATGGCAGAGTACGATGCCACCTTGCTGGCTGACGAGCTGCCGCCAAGCGCCTATACTGATCCTGGTTTTACCCAGTTTCTGAAGATTGCTGCCCAAAAGCAGCCCACTGACAAGCGTTGA
- a CDS encoding RNA polymerase sigma factor, translating into MATERELSDFLKSVEKRAFKRSLFHVRDQEAALDIVQDSMMKLAEHYGDKPPNELPMLFQRILSNSTLDWFRRQKTRNALFTTMSDFEGPDDEGEFNLLDIYNADNGEAEQSAEDHTNRKQTLALIEKEIQQLPARQREAFLMRYWEEMDIAETAAAMGCSEGSVKTHCFRAIQTLSKVLKAKGIVL; encoded by the coding sequence TTGGCCACAGAACGAGAACTGTCCGACTTTCTGAAAAGCGTTGAAAAGCGAGCTTTCAAGCGCTCGCTTTTTCATGTGCGCGACCAGGAAGCAGCGCTCGACATCGTGCAGGACAGCATGATGAAGCTGGCCGAGCACTATGGGGACAAGCCGCCCAACGAGCTGCCGATGCTGTTCCAGCGCATCCTGTCCAACAGCACGCTCGACTGGTTTCGCCGGCAAAAGACGCGCAACGCGCTCTTTACGACGATGAGCGACTTCGAAGGCCCGGATGACGAGGGGGAATTCAACCTCCTCGATATCTACAACGCCGACAATGGGGAGGCCGAGCAGAGTGCCGAGGACCACACCAACCGCAAACAAACCCTTGCATTAATAGAAAAAGAGATACAACAGTTGCCAGCGCGTCAACGCGAAGCGTTTCTGATGCGTTATTGGGAAGAGATGGACATCGCAGAGACTGCAGCAGCCATGGGTTGCTCAGAGGGAAGTGTAAAAACCCACTGCTTTCGCGCCATCCAAACCTTGAGTAAAGTGCTTAAGGCCAAAGGAATCGTGCTATGA
- a CDS encoding acetolactate synthase 3 catalytic subunit yields MEMSKAEQNSAQAAHQSAQKSQELMGAEVLVKALQAEGVKQLWGYPGGAVLYIYDALYKQDTINHVLVRHEQAAVHAADGFARATGEVGVALVTSGPGLTNAVTGIATAYTDSIPIVVISGQTSTTAIGSDAFQECDTVGITRPIVKHNFLVKDVRDLALTMKKAFHIARTGRPGPVVIDIPKDVSFKKVAYSGYPSTVEMRSYNPVKKGHSGQIRKALQLLLSAKRPYIYTGGGVLLSGAEQELRTLVDLLGYPVTHTLLGLGAYPASDKKFLGMLGMHGTIEANNAMQNCDVLLAVGARFDDRVIGNPKHFMSVERKIIHVDIDPSSISKRVKVDVPIVGDCKEVLTELIAMVRESVVSPDAEALQNWWKTIEDWRSRDCLRYDRGNKEVIKPQFVVETLWQMTRDADCYVTSDVGQHQMWAAQYYRFEESRRWINSGGLGTMGVGIPYAMGIKLAKPDAEVFCITGEGSVQMNIQELATCRQYETPIIICALNNRFLGMVRQWQEIEYSGRYSHSYMDSLPDFVKLAEAYGHAGILIEKPEDVEPALREARRIAREERKSVFLDFRTDPTENVFPMVQAGKGITEMLLGADDL; encoded by the coding sequence ATGGAAATGTCCAAGGCCGAGCAGAACTCGGCGCAAGCGGCGCATCAGTCCGCGCAGAAATCCCAAGAACTCATGGGTGCTGAAGTGCTGGTCAAGGCACTGCAGGCCGAAGGCGTCAAGCAGCTGTGGGGCTACCCCGGCGGTGCAGTTCTCTACATCTACGACGCGCTCTACAAGCAAGACACCATCAACCATGTGCTGGTTCGCCATGAACAGGCAGCAGTGCATGCGGCAGACGGTTTTGCCCGCGCCACCGGTGAAGTGGGCGTGGCCCTGGTCACCTCCGGCCCCGGCCTGACGAATGCCGTCACCGGTATTGCCACTGCTTACACAGACAGCATCCCCATCGTCGTGATCTCCGGTCAGACATCCACGACCGCCATTGGCTCGGATGCGTTCCAGGAATGCGATACCGTCGGTATCACGCGCCCCATCGTCAAGCACAACTTCCTGGTCAAGGACGTGCGCGACCTGGCGCTGACGATGAAAAAAGCGTTTCATATCGCACGCACGGGCCGCCCTGGCCCCGTGGTGATCGATATTCCCAAGGACGTGTCCTTCAAGAAGGTGGCCTACAGCGGCTATCCCTCGACGGTCGAGATGCGCTCCTACAACCCGGTCAAGAAGGGTCACAGCGGCCAGATCCGCAAGGCCTTGCAGCTGCTGCTGTCGGCCAAGCGCCCCTATATCTATACCGGTGGCGGTGTGCTGCTGAGCGGCGCCGAGCAAGAGCTGCGCACCCTGGTGGACCTGCTGGGCTACCCGGTGACCCACACCTTGCTGGGCCTGGGCGCCTACCCGGCCAGCGACAAGAAATTCCTGGGCATGCTGGGCATGCACGGCACGATCGAAGCCAACAACGCGATGCAGAACTGCGATGTGCTGCTGGCCGTCGGTGCGCGCTTTGATGACCGGGTGATCGGCAACCCCAAGCACTTCATGTCGGTGGAGCGCAAGATCATCCATGTCGACATTGACCCCTCGTCGATCTCCAAGCGCGTCAAGGTGGATGTGCCCATCGTGGGCGACTGCAAGGAAGTGCTGACCGAGCTGATCGCGATGGTGCGCGAGAGCGTGGTCAGCCCCGATGCCGAGGCGCTGCAAAACTGGTGGAAGACCATCGAAGACTGGCGCAGCCGCGATTGCCTGCGCTATGACCGTGGCAACAAGGAGGTGATCAAGCCCCAGTTCGTGGTCGAGACGCTGTGGCAGATGACCCGCGATGCGGACTGCTATGTGACCTCGGACGTGGGCCAGCACCAGATGTGGGCTGCGCAGTACTACCGTTTTGAGGAGTCGCGCCGCTGGATCAACTCGGGCGGCCTGGGCACGATGGGCGTGGGCATCCCCTATGCGATGGGCATCAAGCTGGCCAAGCCCGATGCCGAGGTGTTCTGCATCACCGGCGAAGGCTCGGTGCAGATGAACATCCAGGAGCTGGCCACCTGCCGCCAGTACGAGACGCCGATCATCATCTGCGCGCTCAACAACCGCTTCCTGGGCATGGTGCGCCAGTGGCAAGAGATCGAGTACTCGGGCCGCTACAGCCACAGCTACATGGATTCGCTGCCTGACTTCGTCAAGCTGGCCGAAGCCTATGGCCATGCGGGCATTCTGATCGAGAAGCCCGAGGATGTGGAGCCCGCGCTGCGCGAGGCGCGGCGCATTGCCCGCGAAGAGCGCAAGAGCGTGTTCCTCGATTTCCGCACCGATCCGACCGAGAACGTCTTCCCGATGGTCCAGGCCGGCAAGGGCATCACCGAGATGCTGCTGGGCGCGGACGATCTGTAA
- the ilvN gene encoding acetolactate synthase small subunit, with translation MKHIIAVLLENEPGALSRVVGLFSARGYNIESLTVAPTEDASLSRMTITTTGSDDVIEQITKHLNRLIEVVKVVDLTEGAYTERELMMIKVRAVGKEREEMKRMADIFRGRIIDVTEKSYTIEVTGDQAKNDAFLGAIDRSAILETVRTGASGIGRGERILRV, from the coding sequence ATGAAACACATCATTGCGGTTCTCCTGGAGAACGAACCAGGCGCCCTGTCGCGCGTGGTGGGCCTGTTTTCGGCCCGTGGCTACAACATCGAGTCGCTCACCGTGGCACCCACCGAGGATGCCTCGCTGTCGCGCATGACCATCACCACCACCGGCTCGGACGACGTCATCGAGCAGATCACCAAGCACCTCAACCGTCTCATTGAGGTGGTCAAGGTGGTTGATCTGACCGAAGGCGCCTACACCGAGCGCGAGCTGATGATGATCAAGGTGCGGGCCGTCGGCAAGGAGCGCGAGGAGATGAAGCGCATGGCCGACATCTTCCGTGGTCGCATCATCGATGTGACCGAGAAGAGCTACACCATCGAGGTGACCGGCGACCAGGCCAAGAACGATGCCTTCCTGGGCGCGATCGACCGGTCGGCCATCCTCGAGACCGTGCGTACCGGTGCCAGCGGCATCGGTCGCGGTGAACGCATCTTGCGCGTGTAA
- the ilvC gene encoding ketol-acid reductoisomerase yields MKVFYDKDCDLSLIKGKTVAIIGYGSQGHAHAQNLNDSGVKVIVGLRKSGASWPKAEKAGLTVMEVNDAVKAADVVMILLPDEDIAKVYSDNVKDNIKQGASLVFAHGFNVHYNQVVPRADLDVWMVAPKAPGHTVRNTYSQGGGVPHLIAVHQDKSGKARDLALSYAMANGGGKAGIIETNFKEETETDLFGEQAVLCGGAVELIKMGFETLVEAGYAPEMAYFECLHELKLIVDLIYEGGIANMNYSISNNAEYGEYVTGPEVINEESRKAMRNALKRIQNGDYAKMFIQEGRLSYPSMTARRRNTADHQIEQVGGQLRAMMPWIAKNKLVDQTRN; encoded by the coding sequence ATGAAAGTTTTTTACGACAAGGACTGTGACCTGTCCCTCATCAAAGGCAAGACCGTCGCCATCATCGGCTACGGCTCGCAAGGCCATGCGCACGCGCAGAACCTCAACGACAGTGGCGTGAAGGTCATCGTCGGTCTGCGCAAGTCTGGCGCTTCCTGGCCCAAGGCCGAGAAGGCCGGCCTGACCGTGATGGAAGTCAACGATGCCGTCAAGGCCGCTGACGTGGTCATGATCTTGCTGCCTGATGAAGACATCGCCAAGGTCTACAGCGACAACGTCAAGGACAACATCAAGCAAGGCGCTTCGCTGGTGTTTGCGCACGGCTTCAACGTGCACTACAACCAGGTCGTGCCCCGCGCCGATCTGGACGTGTGGATGGTGGCGCCCAAGGCCCCAGGCCACACCGTGCGCAACACCTACAGCCAAGGCGGCGGCGTGCCCCATCTGATCGCTGTGCACCAGGACAAGTCCGGCAAGGCCCGTGACCTGGCCCTGTCGTACGCGATGGCCAATGGTGGCGGCAAGGCCGGCATCATCGAGACCAACTTCAAGGAAGAAACCGAGACCGACCTGTTCGGCGAGCAAGCCGTTCTGTGCGGCGGTGCGGTCGAGCTGATCAAGATGGGCTTCGAGACCTTGGTGGAAGCCGGCTACGCGCCTGAAATGGCTTACTTCGAATGCCTGCACGAGCTCAAGCTGATCGTGGACCTGATCTACGAAGGCGGCATTGCCAACATGAACTACTCGATCTCGAACAACGCCGAATACGGCGAGTACGTGACCGGCCCTGAGGTGATCAACGAAGAGTCGCGCAAGGCCATGCGCAACGCTTTGAAGCGCATCCAGAACGGCGACTACGCCAAGATGTTCATCCAGGAAGGCCGTCTGAGCTACCCATCGATGACTGCCCGCCGCCGCAACACCGCCGATCACCAGATCGAGCAAGTCGGTGGCCAGCTGCGCGCCATGATGCCTTGGATCGCCAAGAACAAGCTGGTCGACCAGACCCGCAACTAA
- the pssA gene encoding CDP-diacylglycerol--serine O-phosphatidyltransferase: MLDENETKPKAAAHALPPAQRKWRKGIYVLPNSFTLAALFGGFYSIVMAMNGRFEAAAVGVFCAMVLDSLDGRVARMTHTQSAFGEQMDSLSDMVSFGAAPALIAYEWALRPLGRWGWIAAFVYCSCAALRLARFNVNTGVVDKRYFQGMPSPAAAALVAGFIWLTSALLVSHRDVPIFGQVIALFGGYPASRDDLSWIMFAITLLAGLTMVTNIPYYSFKDAGAAKSVPFISLVVVVLLLAVVSIEPATMLFLIFVVYSLSGYVIYAWRRFKGQHVSIVATSTDEPEERGLHHD; encoded by the coding sequence ATGCTGGACGAAAACGAAACCAAGCCCAAGGCCGCAGCGCATGCACTGCCGCCTGCGCAGCGCAAGTGGCGCAAGGGCATCTATGTGCTGCCCAACTCGTTCACCTTGGCCGCCTTGTTTGGCGGTTTTTACTCGATCGTGATGGCCATGAATGGCCGTTTCGAGGCGGCCGCTGTCGGCGTGTTCTGCGCGATGGTGCTCGATAGCCTGGACGGCCGCGTGGCGCGCATGACGCACACGCAAAGCGCCTTTGGCGAGCAGATGGATTCGCTGTCGGACATGGTGTCCTTTGGCGCGGCGCCTGCGCTCATTGCCTATGAATGGGCGCTGCGCCCGCTGGGCCGCTGGGGCTGGATCGCAGCCTTTGTCTATTGCTCCTGCGCGGCGCTGCGCCTGGCGCGTTTCAATGTGAACACCGGCGTGGTGGACAAGCGCTACTTCCAGGGCATGCCGTCGCCCGCTGCTGCCGCCTTGGTGGCAGGCTTTATCTGGCTGACCAGCGCGCTTTTGGTATCGCACCGCGATGTGCCGATTTTTGGCCAGGTGATTGCGCTGTTTGGCGGCTACCCGGCCAGCCGCGATGACCTGTCCTGGATCATGTTTGCCATCACCTTGCTGGCGGGTCTGACCATGGTCACCAATATCCCGTACTACAGCTTCAAGGATGCAGGCGCTGCCAAGAGCGTGCCCTTCATCTCCCTGGTGGTGGTGGTGCTGCTGCTGGCGGTGGTCAGCATCGAGCCGGCCACGATGCTGTTCCTGATCTTTGTGGTCTATTCGCTCTCGGGCTATGTGATCTATGCCTGGCGCCGCTTCAAGGGCCAGCATGTCTCGATCGTGGCGACCTCGACCGACGAGCCCGAAGAGCGCGGCTTGCACCACGATTGA